From Desulfatibacillum aliphaticivorans DSM 15576, the proteins below share one genomic window:
- a CDS encoding ATP-binding protein yields MQRSDEEVRALLAGVDAFSRKLVVISPDYIILGANKFVQDRFDESLIGKHCYQILHNNDSPCDQCPAKLVFSSGNAASVSGDEFVGPDIDSCLRALPIQPAGEIQAALVLDLDVPALGGLEAQLQRTNAFLHNLINSSVDGVIAADKTGRIIVFNQAASDISGFDRNYALYEMDIRDVYPGDGAKNIMAKLRSEEYGGKGKLKSYPVDVVSKNGDLVPIRLNASIIYENEREVATIGFFHDMRQALEIRQELHKTQVQLLQAEKMASLGKLAAGVAHQLNNPLGGIILFAQLILEEYELPEGAVADLKRILDDAQRSRDIVKELLEFARQTRQEVRPHDLNRAISRTLFLLENQSVFQNIIIVKNLAEDLPPVPADIQQLNHVFMNIILNAAEAMEGRGELRVTSYLIPGRKIAAIEISDTGPGIPKDVLPHVFEPFYTTKEQGKGTGLGLSLVYGIVESHHGRIMASNNHDGGAVFRIELPLEFDSDQDGADE; encoded by the coding sequence ATGCAGAGATCGGACGAAGAAGTACGCGCCCTGCTAGCCGGGGTGGACGCCTTTTCACGCAAACTGGTGGTTATCTCACCGGACTACATCATCCTGGGCGCCAACAAGTTCGTCCAGGACCGCTTTGACGAGTCGCTCATAGGCAAGCATTGCTATCAAATTTTGCACAATAATGATTCCCCCTGCGACCAATGCCCGGCCAAGCTGGTTTTTAGCTCCGGAAACGCAGCTTCCGTTTCCGGCGATGAGTTTGTGGGGCCGGACATCGACTCCTGCCTGCGGGCTTTGCCCATTCAGCCAGCTGGAGAGATTCAGGCCGCCCTGGTTTTGGACCTGGACGTGCCTGCTCTTGGAGGGCTGGAGGCCCAGTTGCAGCGCACCAACGCCTTTTTACACAACCTCATCAATAGTTCCGTGGATGGGGTTATCGCCGCGGATAAAACCGGCAGGATCATAGTGTTTAATCAGGCAGCCTCGGACATTTCCGGGTTCGACCGGAATTACGCCCTGTATGAAATGGACATCCGGGACGTCTACCCGGGCGACGGCGCCAAGAACATCATGGCCAAGCTGCGTTCCGAAGAATACGGGGGCAAGGGCAAGCTCAAATCCTATCCCGTGGACGTGGTGTCCAAGAACGGCGATCTGGTGCCCATTCGCTTGAACGCCTCCATTATTTACGAAAACGAACGCGAAGTGGCCACCATCGGCTTTTTCCACGACATGCGCCAGGCCCTGGAGATCCGGCAGGAACTGCACAAAACCCAGGTGCAGCTTTTGCAAGCCGAAAAAATGGCGTCCCTTGGCAAGCTGGCCGCCGGGGTGGCCCATCAGTTGAACAACCCATTGGGGGGCATCATCCTGTTCGCCCAGTTGATTCTGGAGGAATACGAACTGCCGGAAGGCGCGGTGGCGGACTTAAAGCGCATCCTGGACGACGCCCAGCGTTCCCGGGACATTGTCAAGGAGTTGCTGGAGTTCGCACGCCAGACACGCCAGGAAGTCCGTCCTCACGACCTGAACCGGGCCATATCCCGGACCCTGTTTTTGCTGGAAAATCAGTCTGTCTTCCAGAACATCATTATTGTTAAGAACCTGGCGGAGGACCTGCCGCCGGTTCCCGCGGACATTCAGCAGCTTAACCACGTGTTTATGAACATCATTTTAAACGCGGCCGAGGCTATGGAGGGAAGGGGCGAGTTGCGGGTCACCTCTTACCTCATTCCCGGGAGGAAGATCGCAGCCATTGAAATTTCCGACACCGGCCCCGGCATACCCAAGGACGTCCTGCCCCATGTTTTCGAGCCCTTTTACACCACCAAGGAGCAAGGCAAAGGCACGGGTTTAGGACTTTCTCTGGTGTATGGAATCGTTGAAAGCCATCACGGCAGGATTATGGCCTCTAACAATCATGACGGGGGCGCGGTTTTTAGAATCGAACTGCCCCTGGAGTTTGACTCGGACCAAGACGGCGCGGATGAATAA
- a CDS encoding 4Fe-4S binding protein: MGHLAVKDLYEQLGEKMDSLWVRVPQNQALMSVLKKLYTEEEAEIIVKMPYSFADVHRIAKCTGYEPARVERVIESMADKGLVIDIHANGRYYYMPSPMIIGLFEFTMMRVNDDLDFKTVSKYLHDYMMGDDLFFFSNFHSDSQVSLMRTMPHEEALSDQAYTEILDYEKASALVKEQDYCGIGVCSCRHKTHHLNKKECDHPLELCLSFSVGARYAVRHGLAREASHGEILDLLAQSVERGLVLNSDNVQRRPRFICQCCACCCTMLNGISTYGYPNTLVTSSCIAEVDDDACVGCGKCADACPINAISLAPVKGQGKKKKKPIIDEDICLGCGVCALSCKPGALKLEKRKQRVIHPETTFERVILQTLDKGTAQFQLFDDPTKITHRAMRGILGGFLRMPAVKRALLSEALQSRFLSAVKVGATAMGKGWLMKV, encoded by the coding sequence ATGGGGCATTTGGCGGTTAAGGATTTGTACGAGCAGCTCGGCGAGAAAATGGACAGCCTGTGGGTGCGGGTTCCTCAGAACCAGGCGCTCATGAGCGTGTTGAAAAAATTGTATACCGAGGAGGAGGCGGAGATCATCGTCAAGATGCCGTACTCCTTCGCGGACGTCCATCGCATCGCAAAATGCACGGGCTACGAACCGGCCCGTGTTGAAAGGGTGATCGAGTCCATGGCCGACAAGGGCTTGGTCATCGACATCCACGCCAACGGGCGGTATTACTACATGCCTTCGCCCATGATCATCGGACTGTTTGAGTTCACCATGATGCGGGTCAACGACGATCTGGACTTCAAAACGGTCTCCAAATACCTGCACGATTACATGATGGGCGACGACCTGTTCTTTTTCTCCAATTTTCATTCCGACTCCCAGGTTTCCCTCATGCGGACCATGCCGCACGAAGAGGCTTTGTCCGATCAGGCCTACACGGAAATTCTGGATTATGAAAAAGCCTCCGCCCTGGTCAAGGAGCAGGATTATTGCGGCATCGGCGTGTGTTCATGCCGCCACAAGACCCATCATTTGAACAAAAAGGAGTGCGACCACCCCTTGGAGTTGTGCCTTTCCTTCAGTGTGGGCGCAAGGTACGCGGTGCGACACGGTCTGGCCAGGGAAGCCAGTCACGGGGAGATTTTGGATCTGCTCGCCCAGTCCGTGGAAAGAGGGCTGGTGCTCAATTCCGACAACGTACAGCGCCGGCCCCGGTTCATCTGCCAGTGCTGCGCCTGTTGCTGCACCATGCTGAACGGCATCAGCACCTACGGATATCCCAACACCCTGGTGACCTCGTCCTGCATCGCCGAGGTGGACGACGACGCGTGCGTGGGCTGCGGTAAATGCGCCGACGCCTGCCCCATCAACGCCATATCTTTGGCGCCTGTCAAAGGCCAAGGCAAAAAAAAGAAAAAGCCCATCATAGACGAGGACATCTGCCTGGGCTGCGGCGTCTGCGCCCTGTCCTGCAAGCCCGGGGCCCTGAAGCTGGAAAAACGCAAGCAGCGGGTGATTCATCCGGAAACCACTTTCGAGCGGGTGATCCTCCAAACTCTGGATAAGGGTACGGCCCAGTTTCAGTTGTTCGACGATCCCACAAAAATCACCCATCGGGCCATGCGGGGCATCCTGGGCGGATTTTTACGCATGCCCGCTGTCAAGCGCGCCCTTTTGAGCGAGGCCCTGCAATCGCGGTTTCTCTCCGCCGTCAAGGTCGGGGCCACCGCCATGGGCAAAGGGTGGCTCATGAAGGTGTGA
- a CDS encoding TetR/AcrR family transcriptional regulator has translation MPPKSKFTKIQILNAAFEVVRSKGMESLSTRVVAKRLRCSTMPVHTCLKSRKDLEDAIAARALEILLKYESTPRTGDVFIDMGLGYVLFARDEKHLFRCICCEENAGLLKQFMEKNLSALVGKLAAYPLVQGLHAEEVRKFVHQGWVYAHGLAHLVNAGVYPDPRDEDVQDLMEYTGRKYITGFDALRSGRE, from the coding sequence ATGCCGCCCAAGTCAAAGTTCACTAAAATACAGATCCTGAACGCCGCCTTTGAGGTGGTCAGAAGCAAGGGCATGGAGTCCCTGTCCACCCGGGTGGTGGCCAAAAGGCTCCGGTGCTCCACCATGCCGGTGCACACCTGCCTGAAATCCAGGAAGGATCTGGAGGACGCCATTGCAGCCAGGGCTTTGGAAATTCTGTTGAAATACGAGTCCACGCCAAGGACGGGAGACGTCTTCATCGACATGGGGCTGGGTTACGTGCTTTTCGCAAGGGACGAAAAGCATTTGTTCCGGTGCATCTGCTGTGAGGAAAACGCGGGCCTGCTCAAGCAGTTCATGGAAAAAAACCTGTCAGCCTTGGTGGGGAAGCTGGCGGCGTATCCGCTGGTTCAGGGGCTGCATGCAGAGGAAGTGAGAAAGTTCGTTCACCAGGGATGGGTGTACGCCCACGGCCTTGCACATCTGGTGAACGCCGGCGTGTATCCGGATCCCCGGGACGAGGACGTCCAGGATCTTATGGAATACACGGGCCGGAAGTACATCACGGGCTTTGACGCCCTGAGGAGCGGGAGGGAGTAA
- a CDS encoding aldehyde ferredoxin oxidoreductase family protein, giving the protein MDKILRINMGAEGGPKLIEGPLGDYEGLGGRAMTSAVVLKEVPADCHPLGEENKFVIAPGMLSGTLGAQTGRISVGCKSPLTGGIKEANSGGQAAQVLARLGYAAIILEGKPADGSCYKIVINKDGVSISEDKSLAGLGNYAVVEKVKAEYGDKVATISIGPAGEMKMGAASVAFSDMEMRPTRHAGRGGVGAVMGAKGVKLIVLDDEGMPRRQAKDVEAFKDANKRFVAGLNSHPVTSQGLPAFGTNVLVNVVNEAGGFPTRNFKTGRFEGASKISGETMAEQTAARGGVVTRGCHKGCVIRCSGDYTGPDGKWLTKQPEYETVWAHGANCGIDDLDVIAQLDRIDDDLGLDTIEMGNAIAVAMDAGLAEFGDGQAALKLMDEVAKGTALGRIIGNGAGAVGKMFGVENVPVVKNQSLPAYDPRAVQGIGVTYATSTQGGDHTAGYAVATNLMKVGGDVDPLKPEGNVELSRNLQIATASIDASGMCLFIAFAIMDQPETFQALLDMINAHYGYSWTADDWAEFGMQILRNEREFNKAAGFTNLDDRLPKYFKKLPLAPHNITFQVTDAELDSVFNF; this is encoded by the coding sequence ATGGACAAAATCTTACGAATCAACATGGGCGCCGAAGGCGGCCCCAAACTCATTGAAGGCCCTCTGGGCGACTACGAAGGCCTGGGCGGCCGCGCCATGACTTCGGCGGTAGTGCTTAAGGAAGTGCCTGCGGACTGCCATCCCTTGGGGGAAGAAAACAAGTTCGTCATTGCTCCCGGCATGTTGAGCGGGACATTGGGCGCGCAGACCGGCCGTATTTCCGTGGGATGCAAAAGCCCGTTGACCGGCGGCATCAAGGAGGCCAACTCCGGCGGCCAGGCGGCCCAGGTGCTGGCGAGGCTGGGCTACGCAGCCATCATTCTGGAAGGCAAGCCGGCTGACGGCTCCTGCTACAAGATCGTAATCAACAAGGACGGCGTTTCCATCTCTGAGGACAAATCCCTGGCCGGATTGGGCAACTATGCGGTTGTGGAGAAGGTGAAGGCCGAGTACGGCGACAAGGTGGCCACCATCTCCATCGGCCCGGCCGGCGAAATGAAGATGGGCGCCGCGTCCGTGGCTTTTTCCGACATGGAAATGCGGCCCACCCGCCATGCGGGCCGCGGGGGCGTGGGCGCCGTCATGGGCGCCAAGGGCGTCAAATTGATCGTCCTGGATGACGAAGGCATGCCCCGCCGTCAGGCCAAGGACGTGGAGGCCTTCAAGGACGCCAACAAACGCTTTGTGGCGGGCCTGAACTCCCATCCCGTCACCAGCCAAGGCCTTCCGGCTTTCGGCACCAACGTTCTGGTGAACGTGGTGAACGAGGCCGGCGGCTTTCCCACTAGAAACTTCAAGACCGGCCGTTTTGAAGGCGCCTCCAAGATCAGCGGCGAGACCATGGCCGAACAAACCGCCGCCCGCGGCGGCGTGGTCACGCGCGGCTGCCACAAGGGCTGCGTGATCCGCTGCTCAGGCGACTACACCGGGCCTGACGGAAAATGGCTCACCAAGCAGCCTGAGTACGAAACCGTTTGGGCGCACGGCGCCAATTGCGGCATCGACGACCTGGACGTCATCGCTCAGTTGGACCGCATTGACGACGACCTGGGCCTGGACACCATTGAAATGGGCAACGCCATTGCTGTGGCCATGGACGCAGGCCTGGCCGAATTCGGCGACGGCCAAGCGGCGCTCAAGCTCATGGACGAAGTGGCCAAAGGCACGGCTTTGGGCCGCATTATCGGCAACGGCGCCGGCGCAGTTGGCAAGATGTTCGGCGTGGAAAACGTGCCGGTGGTCAAAAACCAGTCCCTGCCCGCCTACGACCCCAGGGCCGTCCAGGGCATCGGCGTGACCTACGCCACCAGCACCCAGGGCGGAGACCACACCGCGGGCTACGCCGTGGCCACCAACCTCATGAAGGTCGGCGGCGACGTGGATCCGCTCAAGCCCGAAGGCAATGTGGAGCTTTCCCGCAACCTGCAGATCGCCACGGCGTCCATCGACGCCTCGGGCATGTGCCTGTTCATCGCCTTCGCCATCATGGATCAGCCGGAAACCTTCCAGGCCCTGCTGGACATGATCAACGCCCATTACGGCTATTCGTGGACCGCGGACGACTGGGCGGAATTCGGCATGCAAATTCTCAGGAACGAGCGGGAATTCAACAAGGCCGCCGGCTTCACCAACTTGGACGACCGGCTGCCCAAGTACTTTAAAAAGCTGCCTCTGGCGCCGCACAACATCACCTTCCAGGTGACGGACGCCGAGTTGGACTCGGTCTTCAACTTCTAA
- a CDS encoding AAA family ATPase, producing the protein MTTNISAEKLCLSDGRFGLGGYIALSQERQEDLLGLSDMIRAYIKNENAPRPMNILLEAHPGAGKSYLVKELCQLVKKTVEPKQVDFLTFNLTAMESFRDLAPCFRKIQNCHLTKTFPVVLFDEVDTQFPQNRHSYSSFLAPMYDGKVYEGGESFNIGRAVFFFAASKALLSKSTWESLSCESAKDGCPKEPDPNQDEKSPPHKDSSSNLVQDGRPQESSQLNDESYPQWIKNRMDEMRDVIEHLRNPGSKPPDKFLDFLDRMDRIVFLPPLKIMPEKNVISSQYVNGTTDNAGTKNEPDEPLWLTELYLIIISMIFQRFPNDLVTYVEEKVLTILTSALMESPSRRKPDSFVRNSYPPVDGIFRVENLPPHCRDELRDIFEKIETMEENGDLKNDLIPVKKNRYGAEDD; encoded by the coding sequence ATGACAACCAATATCAGTGCAGAAAAATTATGCCTTTCTGACGGGCGTTTTGGATTAGGCGGCTATATTGCGCTATCCCAGGAGAGGCAGGAGGATCTTCTTGGCCTGTCAGACATGATTCGCGCTTACATAAAAAATGAAAACGCCCCAAGACCCATGAATATTTTGCTGGAAGCGCACCCGGGAGCAGGAAAATCCTATCTGGTGAAGGAGCTTTGCCAATTGGTTAAAAAAACGGTGGAGCCCAAGCAGGTGGATTTTTTAACCTTCAATCTTACCGCCATGGAAAGTTTTCGGGATTTGGCGCCATGCTTCCGGAAAATCCAAAATTGCCACCTGACAAAAACTTTTCCCGTTGTGCTCTTTGACGAAGTGGACACTCAATTCCCCCAGAACCGACACAGCTACTCTTCCTTTCTGGCGCCCATGTACGACGGCAAGGTTTACGAAGGTGGGGAGTCCTTTAACATCGGAAGGGCGGTTTTCTTTTTTGCGGCCAGTAAAGCGCTGCTGTCAAAAAGCACTTGGGAGTCGTTGTCCTGCGAGTCTGCCAAAGACGGTTGTCCCAAGGAGCCGGATCCTAATCAAGATGAGAAATCCCCCCCCCATAAAGATTCCTCCAGCAATCTTGTCCAAGATGGTCGTCCCCAGGAGTCGAGCCAGCTGAATGATGAATCCTATCCACAATGGATTAAAAACCGGATGGATGAAATGAGGGATGTTATTGAACATTTAAGAAACCCGGGTTCCAAACCTCCGGACAAATTTTTGGATTTCCTTGATCGGATGGATAGGATAGTATTCCTTCCGCCATTAAAGATTATGCCGGAAAAAAATGTAATATCCAGCCAGTACGTTAACGGCACTACGGATAATGCAGGCACTAAAAATGAGCCGGATGAACCATTATGGCTAACCGAACTTTATCTCATTATTATCTCCATGATTTTTCAACGATTTCCAAATGATTTAGTAACCTATGTTGAGGAAAAGGTGCTCACAATTTTGACGTCAGCACTTATGGAAAGTCCAAGCCGGCGAAAGCCGGATTCCTTTGTCCGAAATTCTTATCCTCCTGTTGACGGAATTTTCCGCGTGGAAAATCTTCCCCCTCATTGCCGCGATGAATTAAGAGATATCTTTGAAAAGATTGAAACTATGGAAGAAAATGGGGATTTAAAAAATGATCTGATACCGGTTAAAAAAAATCGCTACGGCGCAGAAGATGATTGA